CCAACGCGATCAATTCGATTTTGCCATCCTCGGCAAACACCTGTTCGCGGATCCGCGCGACGGTTTGCCGGATCTGCGTCTCCATGATGCTGCGTCGCCGCATCCCCGGAGCGCCGAGACTTTCCAAGCGTTCGGCCAGTCGCAGCGAACCGAGCCGATGGGTTTCCGAAAACAGGACGTTGCCGCTGCGGACGACAAGCACTTCGGTCGACCCACCGCCAACTTCCACCACGACCGACTTGGCGACCGCCAGCTTGGGATCGCTGTCCAAATGCGGTTGGATGCCCATGTAGGTGATCCGATTCACCTCGGCTTCTTCGATCGATTCCACCTCCAGCCCAGTGGCGACGAAGACACGATCCAGGAAAGCGAGCCGGTTGGCAGCTTCGCGAACCGCGCTGGTGGCGACGACACGGATATCGACGGCCGATGTGATCCCGTATTCCAGCAGCACTTTTTGGTAGGATCGCAGGATCCGCACGCATTCTTCGATCGATGACCTGGTGATCTGTCGCGACTTGAAGACGTCTTCGCCCAACGTGATCTTGCGAGTCAGCGAATCGATCGTGCGGACCAGCCCCAGGTCGCTGATTTCAGCCACCGCCATCCGGATACTGGTGGCACCGATATCGATAACGGCGACGGTTCGCGGCGGCATCAGGCCGGCCGAGGTGGAGCGTTCGGTTGTTTCAGACACAGGAATGACTCAGCCCAAAGTCGTTTGGAAGCGTTTCGTTGCAACAGGAATCCGCTGCGAAGACCAATTGTAGCGGAACTCAAACAAAACATCGGCACCCCATCGCGCGAAGATCTTCGATCAGCGTCGGCGTGTCGATGTAATGAATCGCTCGCCAACCGCACGCTGTCGCCCCTTGCACGTTTTCGATCCGATCGTCGATGAACAAGATCTGGTCGGCGGCGCAGCCGGCGAGTTCGGCAGCGGCGTGATAAATCTTGGGGTCGGGTTTCATACACCCGATCTCATAACTGAGCGCCGCCGGCGTACCGATCAGCCGCAGCAGGCCGTAGTTCTGCCGCATGATCCAATCCCAGTGCGGGCGACAGGTGTTCGACAGAATCCCCATCGGAACACCTTCGCTGACCAAGCGGGAGACGACCGGCAGCATCGATGTGTTCAAACGGAACATCGCGCTCATCGCCTCCAATACATCGGCCGCCGCGGCGCTGTGGCCGACCGAGCTGAACAAGCGGTCGAGAAACTCCGGCTCTTCGATCTGTCCCGATTCCAGCAGATCTTCGATCCCGCTGTCGTACATCGCAGCGCCGATCGTTTGCGAATCGGTCTGCAACAACTGGGCCACCTGGCGACAAGCGATCTCCGGATCAAACGTCACCAGCACTTTACCCAAATCGAAATAGACAAAAGACGATGTCAGCACGTTAACAACTTCAGCGGCAGGATCGATCTCATAATACGGGCCTTCACCGAATCGCAAAGCAGCCCATAACAACGGACGTTCAACATATCGCCGCAACGCAGACAGGCCAAGCCGCAACACCAGCGCTGCCCAACGCGACGGCACCGGTTCACCTCCGTTCGACAAATCGATGCCGCGTCGGTACAAAGAGAGCTTCGTATTAGACGTCGTCCGCCCGCTTCCTACGTATCCCTCCCGACGCATTCCATGGTCATCGGCCACAGCATCAATCGCGTGTTAGACGCACTGAAGTGGCCGATTGGAGCGTTTGCCGTGCTGATGTTCGGCCCGTTGATGTACGCGATGTTGCGATTTGCACTGCGGATCTGGCAACACCCCTGGGGCCTAATCTGGTTCATCGCCGGAATCCTCGCGTACGCCCTCGCCTGGCGTCCCTTCATGCGACGTTGGCTGAAGACCGATTGGATGCTGACGGTCGAACACGAATTGACCCATGCGTTGTTTGCGATTCTGACCGGGCATCGCGTGAAGAGCTTCCAAGTGACCCGCAAAGGGGGCCGCGTTGAAGTCGTGGGCGGTTCGAATTGGTTGATCGCCCTGGCCCCCTACTTTTTCCCGACAGCCCCGTTGGTCCTATTGCTGCTTGCAGTCCTGATGCCGCTGGGGACGCTGTTGCCCTGGACCGGATTGTTCTTGGGATTTGCGATGGCGTATCACGTTCGTTCGACCTGGATCGAAACCCACGGCGCGCAAACCGATTTCGATCAGGCGGGACGATGGTTCTCGGCGATCTTTCTGCCTTCAGCCAATCTGTGCGCGATCGGTTTGATCGCCAGTTTTGCCGTCGGCGGCTGGGACGGCATGCAGCAATTCACCAGCGATGCCAGCGCCGCGATCCATTGGTTGGTGATGCTGGTCCCATCGGCGTTCAGCTGGCCGGTCGAAGATCCGCCACTGCTCACCCCCGCGCCAGCGATCGATGCCGCCGCCCCCGCGTCGGTCGACGGTTCGGTCTCCGCAGCTCCTTGACGCCCGATGGTGTCGCAATGACGCAAAACCTCGCTGCGCGACGTCGATGGCAGGTCGCGATCAATCCATTTCGATGCCGCCGTATCTGCCAACGTGGGCCAACTGGCGAAGCAGTTCGCTGGGGGTCGCGAATCGGTTTTGTGGATCGGTTGCCAACAGCTTCATCACGACGTCGGAGAAGCGTTCATCGAGCCCCAGTTGAAGTTCTTGAGGAACCCGCGGGACGGAGTTACGTATCTTGTCCAACAGATCGCCAACGGTCAGTCCATAAAACGGCGGGACTCCCGTCAGCAGAGCGTACAGCGTCGCGCCAAGTCCATACAGATCCGACCGCCCGTCGACTTTGCCTGGATCCAACAGCAGTTCGGGCGCCATGTAGGGCAGTTGTCCCACGATGTCGCCTGGGCGGGTGATCTGCGCCGAATCGGTCACTTCCAAAGCGCGGGCGAAGACTAAATCGGACAACAGATAGGCCTGGTCGGAGTTGCGGCGCAAGATGTTCGACGGCGTGATATTGCGATGGACCACGTGGTGCAACGACGCCTCCTGCAACGCGCGACCGATATGAACCGCCACGCGCCAAGCGTCCTTCCAGTCCATCATCCCTGCGACACCGATCTGTTGGATCAAGCGATCGACACTGATTCCGTCGATCCACTGCATCGCTGCCCAACAGAAGGGACCGGTGCGGCCCGCTTTCCGCAGTCGCACAATATTGGGATGTTGGATCGGCAACATCGTTCGCATCGCGCGGATGAAGCGGTCCTGTTGCTGTTCGCTGGAGGTCATCTGCGGCTTCAAGACCTTCAACGCCACCTGGCGATTGCGACGTTGATCCCAAGCCCTGAAGACGGCACTGCTGGTTCCCGAGCAGACCAGTTCGTCCAACCGATAGCGGTAGATGACCTCACCGACCAATTCGTGCATCGCCCGCGGCGACCGATCGGGCATTGCGGACGCGTCGGTCGGCCGAATCGTCGAGGCATCCAACGCCGATCCGGCCTCGATCCGCAGCATCGTATCGCCGATGCGAAACGTGTCACCTCGCTGCATCGGGCGCGGTTGGACCAGCGGCACCGCGTCGACGAAAGTCCCCGCGGAGCTGCCGCGATCGGTCAACAGATACTTACCGTTTGCAACCACCAACTCACAGTGAATCCGACTCAATCGTGGATCGCGGATCTTGGTATCGCTGTCGCTACCGCGGCCGATCACCAACGCTTGCGTCTCGGGAATCTCGAACCAGCGACCTTGATCGGGACCTTCGATGATGAACAACTTGTCGCGCATGCTTCTACTGGGGCTGAGGTTTAGAGATATCGAACCGAACCCGTTCGGCGTCGGTGAATCCGTCGGATGTTTCGGCTTCGGCGAGTTCTACAATTTGCAGGCCAGACAGATTGCCGGGATCTTCGCTACTCGAATCGGCGACCGCATCGCGCAACATCGCCAACAGCGATTCGGGAATCGGCAGACGAGCCTCCAACGCGACCCTTGCAGCGTGTACCGCCACGCGCAACGCCTCCTCCGGCTGCTCTTCGGCCAGCGCCCCAGCGATCTGCTGCCAGCGTTCGATGCGGTACCGCAGCACCGCATCGGCGGACGCATCGGTCCGTCGTACGTACGCCACCGCCGCGTTCCGTTCGGAAGCCAACTGACTCTGCAATTGCTCATTCTGCAGTGTGAGGTCCAGCATTTGCTTCCGAGCATCGTAAAACGCCACCGCCAGACAGACGCACAGCGTCGTGATCAGCAGCGCCACCGACCCCGATACACTCGCCAACAGCAACTGCCGCCGGATCAAATGTGACGCCATCCGCAACAGCCCTGGCGGACGCGCCTGGATCGGGTCGCCATCGAGGTATCGCTGCAGGTCGTCGGCCAACGCGGCGGCTGATTGGTAGCGATTGCGAGGTAGTTTTTCGAGACATTTCAGCGTGATCGTTTCCAGGTCGCCGCGCAGCCGGGCATTCAACTGGCTCGGCCGTACCGGTGCTTGGCCAATCACTTGACCAACAACTTCGATCGCCGACGCCGCTTGGAACGGCGGTCTGCCGGTGAGCATCGTGTACAGAACCGCGCCGATCGAATAGACATCGGCGGTCGGGCCGATTGGTTCGCCGGTCGCATGCGCCTGCTCGGGAGGCATGTAGTGCGGCGTGCCGATCATTCCGCCGTTGGAGGTCAATTCCGCGGTATCGGGGGCGATCGATTTGCAGACGCCAAAGTCGGTGATCCGCGGCTGGCCACCGGGTTCCATCAAAATGTTCGCCGGCTTCAGATCGCGATGAATGATTTGGCGAGCGTGCGCAGCCGAAATCGCGCGGGCGACATCGCGGGCGATCGCTGCCGATTGTTGCGGCGACAACGGACCGTTCAACAGCATCGTCGACAAACTGTCGCCGTCGATAAACGCCATCGTGAAATAGGGCTGCCCGCGATAGGCCCCGACATCGAAAACCGGAACGATTCCCGGATGATCCAGCTCCGCCGCAGCGCGCGCTTCGTTGGCGAACCGCATGCGATCTTCGATCCGGGTCCCTTCACCGGGCAACACCATCTTCAAGGCGACGATCCGCTGCAGACTGCGCTGCCGCGCTCGGTAGACGACTCCCATTCCGCCCCGCGCGATCTCGTCGATGATTTCATAATCATCGATGATCGTTCCAGGCTGTGGCGGTGTGGGCATGCGAGTCGGCATTGCCGACGATTTCGGTCCGGCGATCGTTTCGGCATCCAATTCGTCGTCGGCAAACGAGCCAGATCGTGGATTGGTTCGATTCATGGGTGGGTCATCTGCAAGACTTACGATCCAATATGTGGCGTCTTATCGTGGGCTGCGGACGGCACAATCAGTTCATTGGGCGACGATCCCAACCACGTTCCCCGACATCCACACGACGCTAAACGCGAGTGGAACAACAATCCAATCCAACGACATCGCTCTGCCGGCGTGGACGCATCGGCAGAGCGCCCATTTAATCAACTGCCCGCTAGCTTCCGCTGAAGAACCGATAAAGTTCCGATGAGCGTTTCGTGAACATTCGGGTCGACCGGGGGGGGAAGCCCACACGACCGACACATCACAACCCGCAGAACCGACGCAAACCTGCCACAGCCCGGCCAGCGAATTGAAAAAGCTGAACGATTGCCTCGATAGCTCGCAAAACCATGCCCTAGTTTTACACAACAACATC
Above is a genomic segment from Rosistilla ulvae containing:
- a CDS encoding HAD family hydrolase; its protein translation is MPSRWAALVLRLGLSALRRYVERPLLWAALRFGEGPYYEIDPAAEVVNVLTSSFVYFDLGKVLVTFDPEIACRQVAQLLQTDSQTIGAAMYDSGIEDLLESGQIEEPEFLDRLFSSVGHSAAAADVLEAMSAMFRLNTSMLPVVSRLVSEGVPMGILSNTCRPHWDWIMRQNYGLLRLIGTPAALSYEIGCMKPDPKIYHAAAELAGCAADQILFIDDRIENVQGATACGWRAIHYIDTPTLIEDLRAMGCRCFV
- a CDS encoding M50 family metallopeptidase, encoding MVIGHSINRVLDALKWPIGAFAVLMFGPLMYAMLRFALRIWQHPWGLIWFIAGILAYALAWRPFMRRWLKTDWMLTVEHELTHALFAILTGHRVKSFQVTRKGGRVEVVGGSNWLIALAPYFFPTAPLVLLLLAVLMPLGTLLPWTGLFLGFAMAYHVRSTWIETHGAQTDFDQAGRWFSAIFLPSANLCAIGLIASFAVGGWDGMQQFTSDASAAIHWLVMLVPSAFSWPVEDPPLLTPAPAIDAAAPASVDGSVSAAP
- a CDS encoding protein kinase domain-containing protein codes for the protein MRDKLFIIEGPDQGRWFEIPETQALVIGRGSDSDTKIRDPRLSRIHCELVVANGKYLLTDRGSSAGTFVDAVPLVQPRPMQRGDTFRIGDTMLRIEAGSALDASTIRPTDASAMPDRSPRAMHELVGEVIYRYRLDELVCSGTSSAVFRAWDQRRNRQVALKVLKPQMTSSEQQQDRFIRAMRTMLPIQHPNIVRLRKAGRTGPFCWAAMQWIDGISVDRLIQQIGVAGMMDWKDAWRVAVHIGRALQEASLHHVVHRNITPSNILRRNSDQAYLLSDLVFARALEVTDSAQITRPGDIVGQLPYMAPELLLDPGKVDGRSDLYGLGATLYALLTGVPPFYGLTVGDLLDKIRNSVPRVPQELQLGLDERFSDVVMKLLATDPQNRFATPSELLRQLAHVGRYGGIEMD
- a CDS encoding serine/threonine-protein kinase, which translates into the protein MNRTNPRSGSFADDELDAETIAGPKSSAMPTRMPTPPQPGTIIDDYEIIDEIARGGMGVVYRARQRSLQRIVALKMVLPGEGTRIEDRMRFANEARAAAELDHPGIVPVFDVGAYRGQPYFTMAFIDGDSLSTMLLNGPLSPQQSAAIARDVARAISAAHARQIIHRDLKPANILMEPGGQPRITDFGVCKSIAPDTAELTSNGGMIGTPHYMPPEQAHATGEPIGPTADVYSIGAVLYTMLTGRPPFQAASAIEVVGQVIGQAPVRPSQLNARLRGDLETITLKCLEKLPRNRYQSAAALADDLQRYLDGDPIQARPPGLLRMASHLIRRQLLLASVSGSVALLITTLCVCLAVAFYDARKQMLDLTLQNEQLQSQLASERNAAVAYVRRTDASADAVLRYRIERWQQIAGALAEEQPEEALRVAVHAARVALEARLPIPESLLAMLRDAVADSSSEDPGNLSGLQIVELAEAETSDGFTDAERVRFDISKPQPQ